One part of the Apus apus isolate bApuApu2 chromosome 11, bApuApu2.pri.cur, whole genome shotgun sequence genome encodes these proteins:
- the COQ9 gene encoding ubiquinone biosynthesis protein COQ9, mitochondrial, whose amino-acid sequence MAAAAGALRRAGWRLWRGRAVLRSQLSPPQRPLQASAVLRRVSEEQKEPWASSSQQQLDSHPADPHPEREPRGPRPSYTGQGGQESEDYESEEQLQHRILTAALEFVPEHGWTAEAIAEGAKTLGLSVAAAGMFHSDGSELILHFVSQCNTKLSELLEQEQKLVQLGEAEKKPTDQFLRDAVEARLRMLIPYIDKWPQALSILLLPHNIPTSLSLLTSMIDDIWHYAGDQSTDFNWYTRRAVLTGIYNTTELVMMQDSSPDFEDTWRFLENRVADAMNMGNTASQVQSTGEALVQGLMGAAVTIKNLAGLNQRR is encoded by the exons atggcggcggcggcgggcgcgctGCGGCGCGCGGGCTGGCGGCTGTGGCGGGGCCGCGCGG TGCTCAggtcccagctctccccaccACAGCGTCCTCTCCAGGcctcagctgtgctgaggagaGTCTCCGAGGAGCAGAAGGAGCCATGGGCGTCTTCCTCTCAGCAGCAGTTGGATTCACACCCAGCTGATCCTCACCCTGAACGGGAGCCTCGGGGCCCCCGCCCCAG TTACACTGGCCAGGGCGGCCAGGAGTCTGAGGACTATGAGAGcgaggagcagctgcagcatcGAATCCTCACAGCAGCGCTGGAGTTTGTGCCTGAACATGGCTGGACTGCAGAAGCCATTGCAGAGGGAGCCAAG accCTGGGTCtctctgttgctgctgcagggatgtttCACAGCGATGGCAGTGAACTGATCTTGCACTTTGTGTCTCAGTGCAACACCAAACtgtctgagctgctggagcaggagcaaaaACTAGTGCAGCTGGGCGAAGCTGA GAAGAAGCCTACAGATCAATTCCTGAGGGATGCTGTGGAAGCCAGGCTGAGGATGCTGATTCCATATATTGACAAATGGCCCCAG GCTCTGAGCATCCTGTTGCTCCCACACAACATCCCAACCAGCCTCAGCCTCCTCACCAGCATGATCGATGACATCTGGCACTATGCTGGAGACCAGTCCACAGAT TTTAACTGGTACACTCGTCGGGCTGTGCTCACTGGCATCTACAACACCACGGAGCTGGTGATGATGCAGGATTCATCCCCTGACTTCGAGGACACTTGGCGCTTCCTGGAAAACCGCGTAGCTGACGCCATGAACATGGGCAACACGGCGAGCCAG GTGCAGTCGACTGGAGAAGCGCTGGTCCAGGGCCTGATGGGAGCTGCTGTCACT